In Methanofastidiosum sp., the DNA window TGCATATTATTGAATCCCTATCATTTTTTTCCATAGAGGTTACTATACCATTAACGGCCTTTGCATAGCCTTTATTGAATTCTGAGTCCCCCAGATGCTCTGCAATCTGAAGATAGTTTTCTCTTGCCTTTTTCATATCTCCATTTTCGAGGTAAGATGCCAACAATTTTAATCTAAGTTTTACCTTTTCCAAATTAATCACCTTAAGATTGCTATTATAATTATATGGTCCTTTTCATATGGTGAAAGGTCAATTGTATCTACAATGTTAAATTTTTTTTCAAGATGTTTTATTTCCTCTTTGAATATTTCCTCTGGTGGTTTGCTCGAATCAATGCTTCTTGCCTTAACGCAATAGAATGCCATGCCACCTTTTTTGAGATACACTGAATTCTTAATTAGGATTTCGTGCTGATGCTTTTGAGCAACATCCTGGTAAATAAAGTCAACCTGTTCTACTAAGCCTGAATAGAGATTGGGGATTGAAGCGTCTTCTAGAATTGGATAGATATTATCTCGTACTTCACTGATATTAAGGAACTGTCTCATACTCCTCTCAGACATCTCGACAGAAAATATTTTTCCATTTTCAACAATATCGGAGATATGAGAAACAGTGGTACCTGTCGCAGCACCAAGATAAAGGATCTTTGAGTCTTTCTTGAAAGGTAGATTCTTGTATCCTTTCATTATAGCGGCCGCAAGTTTTGATCTTCGCGGATTCCATTCACGGAGCTCTCTTCCTTTGAAATCAACTAGCTTCTCGCCGTATACTCTTTCCCCTTTAATAAGATTTTTTGTATAAAGTTTGTCACCATCAATAAAAACATTTGTAAAAATCTCTTCCATTAGAAGTACTAATTAATGCGACTATAAAAGTATTTCTAAATAAAACTATCTATAAATTCATAATCACAAGTTTAACTTTTGATTTTTTATATTTCTGATGGTAAATATATGAATTGTAACTGCGATTGCTATTGTAATCAATATTATTTTGATGAGAAGGGCTGAAACTACAAAAACAACTGAGAATAATATAGTTGTCCATAATAGGAAAAGAGAGATAATCTTTACGTTTAACGCAACGCCTTTCCCTTCTCTGTAGTTTTTAATGTAATTTCCAAACAATTTGTTGCATAAGAGCCAATTGTAGAATCTATCTGAACCCTGTGCATAACATGCTGCAGTGAGTAGAAGAAAAGGCGTAGTTGGCAAAAGAGGTATGAATATACCGACTATCCCAATTACCAAAGAAATTGTTCCTGTAATGAGCAATATCGCCCTTATTATTCTATTCGATTTTTTAGTATCTCTGTTCGAACTACATGCTAAAGTTTGATTCACTATTATTTCCCCTTCTTAGCTCTTAATTTTTTTAAAGATATCAATCCAAATAGTGGCCCTAAAAATAGGATTGAGAATGTATACTTCCAGCTGACAATGTCTACAACTATTGGGATTAGCTTAATTGAGATAATTGATATAAAGAACCCAATTGCAAGTTGGATTGTTACTGCTGTTCCCATATATTTTTTATCGCCTACTTCTGTGGCAAGTCCCGAATATTGGGGGCTATCTGCGACAGCCGCCATTCCCCAAATCAAGGCAATAATAATCATTGCAACATTATTAACTCCAAAAGTAAATCCGATTATCAACGAACAAAAACCACTTATTGAAAGCATCAAAATATTAAAATCTGCTTTGCCAATCTTATCTGCAAAAATACCGCCGAAGAATGTTGTTAAAGATCCAAATAAGAAGATTAAGAAAGTGATCAATGAAAAGAAAAATATTGAATTATTATTGGCCCCAGATCTTAAGTATGATTCCCTCAAAAAAATTGGAATCCACGCCCACATTGCATAGAGCTCCCACATATGGCCAAAATATCCATAATTTACTAATTTAAGTCTCTCATTTTTCAAAATGTCTTTTAGATTATCTATCCTGAATTTTATTGTTCCTGCAGTGTATGGTCCTTCTTTTACAAATACAAACACTAATATGGCGCTGACCAAAGAAGCAAGGCCTGAGAAACTTATTAGTATTCTCCATTCAGGTATACTTGTTAGATTAAAAAGATATGGCATTCCAGAACCTAGTGCCAATGAGGCCCCCATGCATCCAACTGCAAACCCTCTTTCTTTTTGAAACCAAGAAGATGCCAGCTTCATACCTGGTGGATAGACTCCAG includes these proteins:
- a CDS encoding fibrillarin-like rRNA/tRNA 2'-O-methyltransferase, producing MEEIFTNVFIDGDKLYTKNLIKGERVYGEKLVDFKGRELREWNPRRSKLAAAIMKGYKNLPFKKDSKILYLGAATGTTVSHISDIVENGKIFSVEMSERSMRQFLNISEVRDNIYPILEDASIPNLYSGLVEQVDFIYQDVAQKHQHEILIKNSVYLKKGGMAFYCVKARSIDSSKPPEEIFKEEIKHLEKKFNIVDTIDLSPYEKDHIIIIAILR
- a CDS encoding YbaN family protein → MRAILLITGTISLVIGIVGIFIPLLPTTPFLLLTAACYAQGSDRFYNWLLCNKLFGNYIKNYREGKGVALNVKIISLFLLWTTILFSVVFVVSALLIKIILITIAIAVTIHIFTIRNIKNQKLNL
- a CDS encoding MFS transporter, which gives rise to MFRLELRWKILIILSVSAILSFSLWFSANAVIPELTEYFSLTNSEKSLLSIIVTIGFIVGALTYAVLNLPDVFKTKNVFAISAALGGVTSFIVAFFVESFFALLLVRFFTGFFLAGVYPPGMKLASSWFQKERGFAVGCMGASLALGSGMPYLFNLTSIPEWRILISFSGLASLVSAILVFVFVKEGPYTAGTIKFRIDNLKDILKNERLKLVNYGYFGHMWELYAMWAWIPIFLRESYLRSGANNNSIFFFSLITFLIFLFGSLTTFFGGIFADKIGKADFNILMLSISGFCSLIIGFTFGVNNVAMIIIALIWGMAAVADSPQYSGLATEVGDKKYMGTAVTIQLAIGFFISIISIKLIPIVVDIVSWKYTFSILFLGPLFGLISLKKLRAKKGK